In Acidobacteriota bacterium, the following proteins share a genomic window:
- a CDS encoding acido-empty-quinoprotein group A: MIAILFLLWAPSIFAQGLDPSALLKPTTDTWPTYNGDYTGRRYSPLSQINQSNVSSLTLAWAFQTHQQEMKSTPLEVNGVLYFTVPNHVWAVDARTGRQIWQFQRESEGNFIANRGVAMYKDRLFFGTPDAHLICLDARTGKKIWDVVVADTKFGYYISTAPLVVKDRLIVGISGDQTDIKAFLDARSPEDGRLIWRWYSTPNPGEPGANTWPNADIMAHGGGTTWMTGSYDPELNMIYWGTGNPHPVMAGQVRPGANLYTCSIVAINPDTGKMVWYFQASPHDTQDRDANETPVIFDANFQGKPRKLLAQASRNGYFFLLDRATGEDLLSTLYGPQNWSEGLDKRGEPIPNLKKQPQTSGTLVDTMGTNWWAPSFDPGTGLFYVNAYRLTFVSYLTRDGSKATESDHQGAVVSPLWSQAQLLAIDYKTGKIAWHRDSPAITGYGEAGSGILTTAGHLLLTGDVAGDIIALDPATGKTLWHVYAGDSVTGCPMTYELNGRQYLLTAVGSVLYAWTLPPSTSPAQ; this comes from the coding sequence CTGATCGCAATCCTGTTCCTGCTCTGGGCCCCGTCGATTTTCGCCCAGGGCCTCGACCCGAGCGCGCTATTGAAGCCCACCACGGACACCTGGCCCACCTATAACGGCGATTACACCGGCCGGCGGTACAGCCCTCTCTCGCAGATTAATCAAAGCAACGTCAGCTCGCTGACGCTGGCATGGGCGTTCCAGACGCACCAGCAGGAGATGAAATCAACGCCGCTTGAAGTGAACGGAGTCCTATACTTCACCGTCCCGAACCATGTGTGGGCGGTGGACGCCCGCACGGGCCGCCAGATCTGGCAATTCCAGCGCGAGTCGGAAGGAAACTTCATCGCCAATCGCGGCGTGGCCATGTACAAGGACCGGCTGTTTTTTGGCACGCCTGACGCGCACCTCATCTGCCTTGACGCGCGCACCGGGAAGAAAATCTGGGACGTCGTCGTTGCCGACACAAAATTCGGGTATTACATCAGCACGGCTCCGCTGGTGGTGAAGGACCGGCTGATCGTGGGAATTTCCGGCGACCAGACGGACATCAAGGCCTTCCTGGACGCCAGGAGCCCGGAGGACGGGCGCCTGATCTGGCGGTGGTACTCCACGCCCAATCCAGGAGAGCCAGGCGCAAACACGTGGCCGAACGCCGACATCATGGCCCACGGCGGCGGCACGACCTGGATGACGGGCAGCTATGATCCTGAGCTGAACATGATTTACTGGGGAACCGGCAATCCGCACCCTGTGATGGCCGGCCAGGTGCGCCCCGGCGCGAACCTTTATACCTGCTCGATTGTGGCCATCAATCCGGACACGGGCAAGATGGTCTGGTATTTCCAGGCTTCACCGCACGACACCCAGGACCGCGACGCGAACGAGACACCTGTCATCTTTGACGCGAATTTCCAGGGCAAGCCACGCAAGCTACTGGCCCAGGCAAGCCGCAACGGATACTTTTTCCTGCTGGACCGCGCGACGGGTGAGGACCTGCTGAGCACGCTTTACGGTCCCCAAAACTGGAGCGAGGGGCTCGACAAGCGCGGCGAACCCATCCCCAATCTGAAAAAGCAACCGCAGACTTCAGGCACTCTGGTGGATACCATGGGGACAAACTGGTGGGCGCCTAGCTTCGACCCGGGCACAGGGCTTTTCTATGTGAACGCTTACCGGCTTACCTTCGTCAGCTATCTGACCAGGGACGGCTCAAAGGCCACCGAATCCGACCACCAGGGCGCCGTGGTCAGCCCGCTCTGGTCGCAGGCCCAACTGCTGGCAATTGACTACAAGACGGGAAAGATCGCATGGCACCGGGACAGCCCAGCCATCACCGGATACGGAGAGGCAGGGTCTGGAATCCTGACAACTGCGGGCCATCTTCTGCTCACCGGCGACGTTGCCGGAGACATTATTGCTCTGGATCCCGCAACCGGCAAAACTCTGTGGCATGTGTATGCTGGTGACAGTGTCACCGGCTGCCCCATGACCTACGAACTGAACGGCCGGCAATATCTTCTGACCGCCGTGGGCAGCGTCCTCTACGCCTGGACGTTGCCGCCATCCACCAGCCCCGCGCAGTAA
- a CDS encoding choice-of-anchor D domain-containing protein, with amino-acid sequence MKRNTVVCLLVFILIGLATWPSTYGRENAQVRLPAAGLQAMQTVLYGRLPLSFEANKGQVSSQTRYLARGNGFTLFLTQTDAILQLRKSIAGNQTAGLSSSEFKNAQPGAASSPGAADVVRLRLLGANHEAEITALDRLPGTTSYFLGNNPQSWHTNIPNYARLRYHQIYPGIDLAYYGRQGQLENDFMVAPGSDPKLIRLGLEGVRSARLNPSGDLVLAVRDGEVYLRRPRAYQGEGVNRRDVAVRYVLRAGNKVGFGLGAYDHAQELVIDPVLSYSTYLGGSGGDDGLGIAVDASGNAYVTGTTASANFPTTGGQTTLGGGKDIFVAKINPAGTAFLYSVFLGGGNLDKATSIAIDSSGDVYLAGYTNSTDFPTTAGAYQVSNAGNTDAFLTKLNPTGTSLVYSTYFGGSGIDYGRGVAVDASGDAFITGSTQSTNFPTVRPLQVGLDGGSDAFVAEFSPTGASLLYSTYLGGSGADEALAIALDGSGNAYVTGYTFSSNFPTQNALQSTLSGPSDAFVTEINPGTSSLVFSTYLGGSGSESGQSIKIDAVGSIYVTGNTSSNGFPVTNGASQATYGGGTDAFVTKLGPGGAPMVYSTFLGGSGLDQGNSIAVDSSGDAFVTGFTQSSDFPLTNALQRVLGITAASSCGTTPCADAFVTELGPSGNAVFSTFLGGSGTDLGQAIATDASGAAYLTGSTSSTNFPVIAGAPQSTYAGTNSSTNVFIAKVSPQDAPAAALSPQSLNFGNQVINKASNPQTVTLVNAGSAPLGITSISASGQFSQTNNCGTVVPAGGGTCTIQVTFTPTQTGSVTDQITITDNAAGSPQAITVTGGGVTSAGTLSVSQTSLTFAAQTVGQTSPPQMVQLANTGNTAINISGIDTTGDFAQTNTCGTLPTVLNVGASCSISVTFTPTSTGARTGGLTIRDDAINNPQGVSLTGTGNAVFTLSSNVRSSVVLIGTKSTTFTVTASAPSTFQGGISLACTTGTCSFNPATIYSGQSSTVTVSGLSATTANPFDFAVKGNSSGQDATVSLTIFFADFSLSQTPPSPPLRTVTAGNSTTYTVTVTPANGFNQVVLMGCANLPPQTTCTYSPPGLTLNGTNPATTVVTVQTTAQQAAYLQPPPPGGLPPWAQINFHWWIYLLTFFMIFAAFVVLSGRRVFGTAPMRLRASIAVLVMAASLSVLATACNDTYYGPRTTPVTTGTPANTYTITLVGTLGSDGSIKRITTVNLAVAP; translated from the coding sequence TTGAAAAGGAACACGGTCGTCTGCCTCCTGGTATTTATTCTGATAGGGCTCGCGACCTGGCCATCGACTTATGGCCGGGAGAATGCCCAGGTTCGTTTGCCTGCAGCCGGCCTTCAGGCCATGCAAACCGTTTTGTATGGCCGCCTTCCTCTCAGTTTTGAGGCCAACAAAGGCCAGGTTAGCTCGCAAACCAGGTACCTGGCTCGTGGAAATGGTTTTACGCTTTTTCTTACTCAAACTGATGCCATTCTGCAACTCAGGAAATCCATAGCCGGCAATCAAACAGCCGGGTTGAGTTCTTCGGAGTTTAAGAACGCTCAGCCTGGAGCAGCTTCATCACCCGGAGCAGCCGATGTGGTCCGTCTTAGACTGCTGGGCGCGAACCATGAGGCGGAGATTACGGCATTGGACCGGCTTCCGGGGACAACCAGTTATTTTCTGGGAAACAATCCACAGAGCTGGCATACCAATATTCCCAACTACGCACGCCTTCGCTATCACCAGATCTATCCCGGAATTGATCTCGCCTATTATGGCCGCCAGGGACAATTGGAAAACGATTTCATGGTGGCTCCGGGCTCCGATCCAAAGTTGATCCGCCTGGGTTTGGAAGGCGTGAGGTCCGCCCGCCTTAACCCTTCCGGAGATCTGGTGCTGGCGGTGCGCGACGGGGAAGTTTACCTTCGGCGCCCTCGTGCCTATCAGGGAGAGGGAGTGAATCGCAGGGACGTCGCCGTCCGCTATGTACTCCGGGCTGGGAACAAGGTTGGTTTTGGCCTTGGCGCTTATGATCACGCCCAGGAGCTGGTAATTGACCCTGTCTTGTCATACTCAACGTATCTCGGCGGCAGTGGCGGGGACGATGGCCTCGGGATCGCTGTTGACGCCTCTGGAAACGCCTATGTAACGGGCACAACCGCATCGGCGAATTTCCCCACTACGGGTGGACAGACCACTCTTGGAGGGGGCAAGGACATTTTTGTGGCGAAGATCAATCCTGCGGGGACTGCCTTTCTGTATTCGGTTTTTCTCGGCGGAGGCAACCTGGACAAGGCCACCAGCATTGCGATTGACTCCTCGGGTGATGTCTATCTGGCCGGGTATACCAACTCGACTGATTTCCCGACTACGGCGGGGGCGTACCAGGTAAGCAATGCCGGAAATACAGACGCCTTTCTGACCAAGCTGAACCCCACGGGCACCTCGCTGGTCTATTCAACCTACTTCGGCGGAAGCGGGATCGATTACGGGCGCGGAGTAGCTGTGGACGCCTCGGGCGACGCCTTTATCACCGGTTCGACTCAATCAACAAATTTCCCCACGGTGCGCCCACTGCAAGTCGGGCTGGACGGGGGCTCGGATGCCTTTGTGGCGGAGTTCAGTCCAACCGGCGCGTCCCTGCTTTACTCGACCTATCTGGGTGGGAGCGGCGCGGATGAGGCGCTTGCCATTGCGCTCGATGGCTCAGGGAACGCCTATGTGACCGGCTATACTTTCTCTTCCAACTTCCCTACTCAAAACGCTTTGCAGTCTACGCTGTCGGGGCCATCGGATGCCTTCGTCACCGAGATTAATCCTGGGACCTCCTCGCTGGTGTTCTCGACCTATCTCGGCGGAAGCGGGTCCGAGAGCGGCCAATCCATCAAAATCGACGCGGTTGGCAGCATCTATGTGACGGGCAACACTTCGTCGAACGGCTTCCCGGTGACCAACGGGGCTTCCCAGGCAACTTATGGCGGCGGTACAGACGCCTTCGTCACCAAACTCGGCCCCGGAGGCGCCCCAATGGTTTACTCCACCTTCCTGGGTGGAAGCGGTTTGGACCAGGGAAATTCAATAGCGGTTGACTCGTCGGGAGACGCCTTCGTAACTGGATTTACGCAGTCAAGTGACTTTCCTTTGACGAACGCGCTGCAACGTGTCCTGGGGATTACCGCAGCCAGTTCGTGCGGTACAACTCCCTGTGCTGACGCCTTTGTCACGGAGCTGGGTCCCTCCGGGAACGCCGTCTTTTCCACCTTCCTTGGAGGTAGCGGGACGGATTTAGGGCAAGCCATCGCAACGGACGCTTCAGGAGCGGCTTATCTGACCGGCAGCACGAGTTCTACAAACTTTCCCGTCATTGCAGGGGCGCCACAGTCAACTTATGCCGGAACAAATTCAAGCACCAACGTCTTTATCGCCAAGGTCAGCCCTCAGGACGCACCGGCTGCGGCCCTCAGCCCCCAGAGCCTGAATTTTGGCAACCAGGTGATCAATAAAGCCAGCAACCCGCAAACGGTAACGCTGGTCAACGCCGGCAGCGCGCCGCTGGGAATCACCAGCATTTCAGCCAGCGGCCAGTTCAGTCAGACCAATAATTGCGGAACGGTCGTCCCAGCCGGCGGGGGAACTTGCACGATTCAGGTAACCTTCACGCCCACCCAGACGGGCTCCGTCACGGACCAGATCACGATTACGGATAATGCCGCTGGAAGCCCTCAGGCCATTACGGTTACTGGGGGCGGAGTAACATCAGCCGGCACGCTGTCTGTTTCCCAAACGTCTCTTACCTTCGCGGCGCAGACCGTGGGGCAGACCAGTCCACCGCAGATGGTTCAACTGGCCAACACAGGGAATACGGCCATCAACATCAGTGGCATTGACACCACCGGGGACTTTGCACAAACCAATACCTGCGGGACCCTGCCCACCGTGCTCAATGTGGGCGCCTCGTGCAGCATCAGCGTCACGTTTACGCCGACGTCAACCGGCGCTCGCACCGGAGGACTGACGATCCGGGACGATGCCATCAATAACCCGCAGGGAGTGTCGCTTACCGGGACCGGCAATGCGGTGTTTACGCTCTCGTCCAACGTGCGGTCCAGTGTCGTGTTGATTGGGACCAAGTCGACCACATTCACGGTCACCGCTTCCGCCCCCAGCACCTTCCAGGGCGGGATCAGCCTCGCTTGTACAACCGGGACGTGCAGCTTTAACCCCGCAACCATCTATTCCGGGCAGTCGAGCACGGTCACGGTAAGCGGTTTGTCGGCAACCACGGCAAACCCATTTGATTTTGCAGTGAAAGGCAACAGCAGCGGCCAGGACGCAACTGTGTCGCTTACCATCTTTTTTGCGGATTTCTCGCTATCGCAAACGCCGCCCTCGCCGCCGCTCCGCACGGTCACTGCCGGCAATTCAACAACTTATACGGTTACTGTGACGCCGGCCAACGGGTTCAACCAGGTTGTGCTCATGGGCTGCGCTAATCTGCCGCCGCAAACAACCTGCACCTATTCTCCGCCGGGCCTGACCCTGAACGGGACAAACCCGGCCACGACGGTTGTGACAGTCCAGACAACCGCTCAGCAGGCTGCCTACTTGCAGCCGCCACCGCCGGGAGGGTTGCCCCCATGGGCGCAAATAAATTTCCACTGGTGGATTTATCTTCTGACATTCTTTATGATTTTCGCCGCTTTCGTTGTCCTGAGCGGGCGCCGCGTGTTCGGCACAGCGCCGATGAGGCTCCGCGCGAGCATTGCGGTGCTTGTCATGGCGGCCTCGCTGAGTGTTCTGGCGACAGCATGCAATGACACCTATTACGGTCCCAGGACAACTCCGGTGACGACTGGGACACCAGCAAATACTTATACGATTACTCTTGTTGGCACGCTGGGAAGCGATGGCAGCATTAAGAGAATAACGACGGTTAATTTGGCCGTTGCCCCCTGA
- a CDS encoding c-type cytochrome, which translates to MIKITRNPQQTCLALLVVACCCLPMLMAGQEKQASGRRRGLWNEYPAAQVERGRVQFQKTCGFCHGPDANGGSTGPNLMRSSVVRHDEKGDQIGPVVRNGFPGKGMPAFQLSSDQVMDIVAFLRFRLDESDRRSAAQAGAGYSLAKLLVGNAEAGKKFFDGAGKCSSCHSPAGDLKGIAGKYPPADLQARMLYPGDTQAPTATVTDASGKEYTGAVRLLSHYDVAIVDGSGWYRSWPLNSVKVKLDDRLAAHRQLLSVMTDADMHNLFAYLETLK; encoded by the coding sequence ATGATAAAAATCACTCGAAACCCACAACAGACCTGTCTCGCGCTGCTCGTGGTGGCGTGCTGCTGCCTGCCCATGCTGATGGCGGGGCAGGAAAAGCAAGCCTCGGGAAGGCGCCGCGGGCTTTGGAACGAATATCCAGCCGCGCAGGTGGAACGCGGGCGCGTCCAGTTCCAGAAGACCTGCGGCTTTTGCCATGGCCCTGACGCAAACGGCGGTTCCACAGGCCCCAATCTCATGCGTAGCTCGGTGGTGCGGCACGACGAAAAGGGTGACCAGATTGGCCCGGTGGTTCGCAACGGATTTCCGGGCAAAGGAATGCCCGCCTTCCAGCTTTCGAGCGACCAGGTCATGGACATTGTGGCGTTTCTCCGCTTCCGGCTGGATGAATCTGACCGCCGTTCGGCCGCGCAGGCTGGCGCAGGCTATTCGCTTGCCAAGCTGCTGGTGGGCAACGCGGAGGCTGGGAAAAAGTTTTTCGACGGCGCGGGCAAGTGTTCCAGTTGCCACTCCCCTGCGGGCGATTTGAAGGGTATTGCCGGCAAGTATCCGCCGGCGGATTTGCAGGCGCGAATGCTTTATCCAGGCGACACCCAGGCCCCCACGGCCACGGTGACGGACGCTTCGGGGAAAGAATACACCGGCGCGGTCCGCCTGCTCTCGCACTACGACGTTGCCATTGTTGACGGCTCGGGCTGGTACCGTTCCTGGCCGCTCAACTCCGTCAAGGTGAAACTTGATGACCGGCTGGCGGCACACCGCCAGTTGCTTTCTGTGATGACGGATGCCGACATGCACAACCTCTTTGCTTACCTGGAGACCCTGAAGTGA
- a CDS encoding c-type cytochrome: protein MRFHSMMGAVIRKTVSRGTIGLAPVALVFSLAILWGQTPASRNLQTIGSETFARQCAGCHGVDARGGEYGPPLAGSGRLRGRSISWLSRVIHDGVPAGGMPSFNALPASELHALAALIYSMNLPAAEGSISGDRVAGERYFFGAGQCATCHMVYGRGSALGPDLSNVAREMTAEELRSSLLQPSRQIAPGYQMVTVHLQEGKVVRGFARSRSNFEVIVQDLKGQFHMLPMDAITAISEDRESQMPPVKASAEQLQDLVAFLSGLAGVKPGMAVASGPSEAGGVPFSRILNPRPGDWLTYNGNLNGNRYSELSQINKSNVGQLRLKWVFTVPLWKQLLPDTAYFNLNMEYFGLEVTPLVADGIMYATGPQRAYALDANTGQEIWSYSRPRTSVVVGDAALGTNRGMAILGDKVFRVTDDARLIALNRTTGKLVWEVVMPDEPMHYGATVAPLVVKDMVIAGVSGGDWGMRGFVAAYKASNGERVWRRWTVPEKGEPEAESWGGNPPKTGGGATWLTGSYDPGTDTLYWATGNPYPDSDDRARPGDNLYTNSILALDPNNGKIKWYYQVTPHDVHDWDANAPLVLVDTQYQGQERKLLLHADKNGFFYVLDRTNGQVLLASPFVRVTWASGIGLNGRPQLLQQAGLLCPGSYGANWNATAFSPQTGLYYLVALEKCEFKLTASSWKQNQPKEEPAIKYLEALDINTGKIVWKVPELGPPEGKREAGVLATAGGLLFYGDPSGNVVAVDARNGKTLWRFSTNGENKASPMTYLVNGKQYVALAVGPNILCFGLP, encoded by the coding sequence ATGAGGTTTCATTCAATGATGGGCGCCGTAATCCGGAAAACAGTATCCCGAGGGACTATTGGCCTGGCGCCTGTTGCCCTCGTCTTCAGCCTGGCGATTCTATGGGGCCAAACCCCCGCCAGCCGGAACTTGCAGACAATCGGCAGCGAAACTTTTGCCAGGCAATGCGCTGGTTGTCACGGCGTTGACGCGCGGGGCGGCGAGTACGGGCCTCCTTTGGCTGGGAGCGGCAGGCTGCGAGGGCGCTCAATTTCCTGGTTGAGCCGCGTAATTCACGACGGAGTTCCAGCCGGAGGCATGCCGTCGTTCAATGCCCTCCCGGCCAGCGAGTTGCACGCGCTTGCGGCGCTGATTTACTCGATGAACTTGCCGGCTGCTGAAGGCAGCATTTCCGGCGACCGTGTGGCCGGGGAACGGTACTTCTTTGGCGCGGGCCAGTGCGCCACCTGCCACATGGTTTACGGCAGGGGATCGGCCTTGGGGCCCGACCTCTCAAATGTCGCCCGCGAGATGACCGCTGAGGAGCTTCGATCGAGCCTGCTGCAGCCCAGCCGGCAGATTGCTCCCGGCTATCAAATGGTGACTGTACACTTGCAGGAGGGAAAGGTCGTTCGTGGCTTCGCGCGAAGCCGGAGCAATTTTGAAGTCATCGTACAGGACCTGAAGGGGCAGTTCCACATGCTGCCGATGGACGCGATTACGGCCATCAGCGAAGACCGGGAATCGCAGATGCCACCCGTCAAAGCAAGCGCTGAGCAACTCCAGGACCTCGTCGCCTTCCTCAGCGGCCTCGCCGGTGTAAAGCCAGGCATGGCCGTGGCCAGTGGTCCCTCCGAAGCTGGCGGCGTTCCTTTCTCCAGAATTCTCAATCCACGGCCGGGCGACTGGCTTACTTACAACGGCAATCTGAACGGGAATCGATACAGCGAGCTTTCGCAGATCAACAAGTCAAATGTCGGCCAACTGCGCCTGAAGTGGGTCTTTACGGTGCCACTGTGGAAGCAACTTCTCCCTGACACCGCCTATTTCAACCTGAACATGGAGTACTTCGGCCTGGAGGTGACGCCGTTGGTTGCTGACGGCATCATGTACGCCACGGGTCCGCAACGGGCCTATGCGCTGGATGCCAACACGGGCCAGGAGATCTGGTCATATTCGCGCCCGCGAACTTCCGTGGTGGTTGGCGATGCAGCGCTTGGCACGAATCGCGGCATGGCCATCCTCGGCGATAAAGTTTTCAGGGTGACGGATGATGCCCGCCTGATAGCCTTGAACCGCACTACAGGGAAACTGGTGTGGGAAGTGGTGATGCCGGACGAACCGATGCACTATGGCGCAACCGTCGCGCCTCTCGTGGTCAAAGACATGGTGATTGCCGGAGTTTCTGGAGGCGATTGGGGCATGCGGGGTTTTGTGGCCGCTTATAAGGCGTCCAATGGCGAGCGGGTCTGGCGGCGGTGGACCGTTCCCGAAAAGGGCGAGCCAGAGGCTGAAAGCTGGGGGGGGAACCCGCCAAAGACAGGCGGTGGCGCAACGTGGCTGACCGGCTCTTACGATCCCGGGACGGACACGCTCTATTGGGCCACTGGCAATCCTTATCCCGATTCAGATGACCGGGCCCGCCCCGGTGACAATCTCTACACGAACTCCATCCTTGCCCTCGATCCGAACAACGGCAAGATCAAGTGGTATTACCAGGTTACTCCTCATGATGTCCACGACTGGGACGCGAACGCGCCACTTGTGCTGGTGGATACGCAATATCAGGGCCAGGAACGGAAACTCCTGCTGCACGCCGACAAGAACGGGTTCTTCTATGTGCTCGACCGGACGAACGGCCAGGTGCTGCTGGCCAGCCCGTTTGTGCGGGTAACATGGGCCAGCGGAATCGGCCTCAACGGGCGGCCCCAGCTTCTTCAGCAGGCAGGACTTCTCTGCCCAGGCTCGTACGGCGCCAACTGGAACGCCACGGCCTTCAGCCCTCAGACCGGCCTCTATTATCTGGTGGCCCTTGAAAAGTGCGAGTTCAAACTTACCGCCAGCAGTTGGAAGCAGAATCAGCCGAAGGAAGAGCCCGCAATCAAATATCTGGAAGCGCTGGATATCAATACCGGAAAAATTGTGTGGAAGGTCCCGGAACTTGGACCGCCGGAAGGCAAGAGAGAAGCGGGGGTGCTGGCAACGGCAGGTGGACTTCTCTTTTATGGCGATCCGAGCGGCAATGTAGTGGCCGTCGATGCGCGCAACGGAAAGACGCTTTGGCGCTTCTCAACGAATGGTGAAAACAAGGCCTCGCCGATGACTTACCTGGTAAACGGAAAGCAGTATGTGGCGCTTGCAGTTGGTCCCAACATTTTATGCTTTGGTCTGCCCTGA
- a CDS encoding sugar phosphate isomerase/epimerase, which produces MLWSALKEVNTVNEHVSRREFLKASSVGALGGAVALSAARAAATPAPRGAFRGTLCLFSKPVPQLNWKELAGSTKRAGFGGIDLTVRSEGHVLPERAESDLPKAVEAIRNTGLEVPMITTELLSADDPTARPIISTASKLHIPYLKPGYYHYKMVNVQEEVAEAGRRFRTLVDLAKDHGIQVGYHNHPRYIGEAIWDMARVIEPLDPRWCGYYYDLCQATIEGGESGWSVSTNLVMPRLKMVAAKDFIWKSAGPHEWRAVICPMGQGMSRWKEFFQLLARSDFHGPISYQHEYGIPGFSHESGVALSRDKVPRVMAAIKENLDYIKSAVREAYGKA; this is translated from the coding sequence ATGCTTTGGTCTGCCCTGAAGGAGGTGAACACCGTGAACGAACATGTTTCCAGGCGTGAATTCCTAAAGGCATCATCCGTTGGCGCGCTTGGCGGGGCTGTAGCGCTCAGCGCCGCTCGGGCAGCTGCCACACCCGCTCCGCGCGGGGCCTTCCGCGGAACTCTCTGTTTATTCTCCAAGCCCGTCCCGCAGCTGAATTGGAAGGAACTGGCGGGGAGCACAAAGCGTGCAGGCTTTGGCGGAATTGACCTGACCGTCCGGTCGGAGGGGCACGTCCTTCCCGAACGCGCGGAATCGGACCTTCCGAAGGCGGTCGAGGCCATACGGAACACGGGGCTTGAGGTCCCGATGATTACCACCGAACTTCTCTCCGCCGATGACCCCACGGCGAGGCCCATCATCAGCACGGCCAGCAAGCTCCACATCCCCTACCTGAAACCGGGGTATTACCATTACAAGATGGTCAACGTGCAGGAAGAAGTTGCCGAGGCCGGGCGGCGTTTCCGCACCCTGGTGGACCTGGCAAAGGACCACGGAATCCAGGTGGGCTATCACAACCACCCTCGTTATATCGGAGAAGCCATCTGGGACATGGCAAGAGTGATCGAACCGCTCGATCCGCGCTGGTGCGGCTACTACTATGACCTTTGCCAGGCCACAATCGAGGGCGGAGAAAGCGGATGGAGCGTTTCAACCAATCTCGTCATGCCACGCCTGAAGATGGTGGCCGCCAAGGATTTTATCTGGAAAAGCGCCGGGCCTCACGAGTGGCGTGCTGTCATCTGCCCCATGGGCCAGGGGATGTCCCGCTGGAAGGAGTTTTTCCAGCTCCTTGCCAGGTCGGATTTCCATGGCCCCATCTCCTACCAGCATGAGTATGGAATTCCTGGCTTCTCCCATGAGTCGGGGGTTGCGCTGTCGCGTGATAAAGTTCCCAGAGTCATGGCTGCCATCAAGGAAAATCTCGATTACATTAAATCGGCGGTTCGCGAGGCCTACGGAAAGGCATAG